A region from the Bradyrhizobium erythrophlei genome encodes:
- a CDS encoding DEAD/DEAH box helicase produces MISSGHVPSVSVTYARTGASTRANAFGMRPMQERAYERRGEQYLLIKSPPASGKSRALMFIALDKLYNQGLKQAIIVVPERSIGASFSDEPLTKLGFWADWTVQPKWNLCNAPGSEGGKVSSVGAFLESEDKVLVCTHATFRFAVDKFGVEKFDDRLIAVDEFHHVSVSPDNKLGLHLGQFIARDKVHIVAMTGSYFRGDAVAVLSPEDEEKFDTVTYTYYEQLNGYEYLKQLDIGYFFYSGSYADDILKVLDPTEKTIVHIPSVNSRESTKDKIREVEHIIEELGEWQGTDPVTGFQLVKRPDGRVLKIADLVDDDTAKRDRVSASLKDSAQKNNREYVDFIIALGMAKEGFDWIWCEHALTVGYRSSLTEIVQIIGRATRDAPGKTRARFTNLIAEPDATEEAVREAVNDTLKAIAASLLMEQVLAPRFNFTPKNPTSGPIDGFDYGDQGYDPKKCNVGFNHQTGQFQIEIKGLTEPKSKEAARICQEDLTEVIAAFVQDKTAIERGIFDDELVPEELTRVRMGKIIKDKYPGLDEGDQEAVRQHAIAALNLTQQAKQLAIGERDAEQNSNTALIDGVRKFAMDVRELDIDLIDRVNPFGEAYAILAKSMSEDSLKQVAAAIAAKRTSLTPEEAKDLAFRAVKFKKERGRLPSISSSDAWEKRMAEGAAAFVRFKDEGRYD; encoded by the coding sequence ATGATTTCTTCAGGCCACGTGCCTTCTGTTTCCGTTACCTACGCCAGGACTGGGGCATCAACGCGCGCAAATGCGTTTGGAATGCGACCAATGCAGGAGCGCGCCTACGAACGCCGCGGTGAGCAATACCTTCTAATCAAGTCGCCCCCCGCTTCGGGTAAGAGCCGCGCGCTCATGTTCATTGCTCTCGACAAACTTTATAATCAGGGTCTCAAGCAGGCGATCATCGTTGTGCCGGAAAGATCCATCGGCGCGAGCTTCAGCGACGAGCCGCTAACCAAGTTAGGCTTTTGGGCCGACTGGACCGTTCAGCCAAAATGGAACCTCTGCAACGCGCCAGGATCCGAAGGCGGCAAGGTTAGTTCAGTTGGAGCCTTCCTCGAAAGCGAGGACAAGGTGCTCGTCTGCACCCATGCGACCTTTCGTTTCGCCGTGGACAAGTTTGGTGTTGAGAAATTCGACGACCGGTTGATTGCCGTTGACGAGTTTCACCACGTTTCGGTCAGCCCCGACAATAAGCTCGGCCTACATCTCGGCCAGTTCATTGCCCGCGACAAGGTGCACATCGTCGCAATGACAGGCTCCTATTTCCGGGGCGATGCTGTGGCGGTGCTTTCACCGGAGGACGAGGAGAAGTTCGATACGGTCACGTACACCTACTACGAGCAGCTGAATGGCTACGAATATCTGAAACAACTCGACATCGGCTATTTCTTCTACTCGGGCTCCTATGCCGACGACATCCTAAAAGTGCTCGACCCGACCGAGAAGACGATCGTCCACATTCCGAGTGTCAATTCGCGAGAAAGCACGAAAGACAAAATCAGGGAGGTCGAGCATATCATCGAGGAGTTGGGCGAATGGCAGGGAACTGATCCGGTCACCGGCTTTCAGTTGGTCAAGAGGCCCGATGGCCGTGTGCTCAAGATCGCCGACTTGGTCGATGACGACACCGCAAAGCGCGACCGCGTTTCAGCATCGCTGAAGGACTCAGCACAGAAGAACAATCGCGAGTATGTAGACTTCATCATCGCACTTGGCATGGCGAAGGAAGGTTTTGACTGGATTTGGTGTGAGCATGCGCTGACGGTTGGCTATCGATCGAGTCTAACAGAGATTGTGCAGATCATCGGCCGCGCTACCAGAGATGCGCCTGGCAAGACCCGTGCGCGCTTTACCAACCTGATCGCGGAACCCGACGCCACCGAGGAGGCCGTTAGAGAGGCGGTTAACGATACACTCAAAGCCATCGCGGCCAGCCTTCTTATGGAGCAGGTCCTTGCACCGCGTTTCAACTTCACGCCGAAGAATCCTACTAGCGGGCCGATCGACGGTTTCGACTACGGCGATCAGGGATACGATCCAAAGAAATGTAACGTAGGCTTCAATCACCAGACCGGTCAATTCCAGATCGAGATCAAAGGTCTGACCGAACCCAAGAGCAAGGAAGCCGCGCGGATATGCCAGGAGGACCTGACCGAGGTGATTGCTGCTTTCGTTCAGGACAAGACCGCTATCGAACGCGGTATATTTGATGATGAGCTTGTGCCCGAGGAACTGACCAGGGTCCGGATGGGCAAGATAATCAAGGACAAATACCCCGGACTCGATGAGGGGGATCAGGAGGCGGTTCGTCAGCACGCCATCGCTGCCCTCAACCTGACGCAACAAGCCAAGCAGCTTGCGATCGGAGAACGTGACGCGGAACAGAATTCCAATACTGCCTTGATTGACGGCGTACGCAAGTTTGCGATGGATGTGCGCGAACTGGACATTGACTTAATCGACCGTGTCAACCCGTTCGGAGAAGCCTATGCGATCCTCGCTAAGTCGATGAGCGAGGATAGCTTGAAGCAGGTAGCGGCGGCAATTGCGGCTAAGCGTACAAGCCTGACACCGGAGGAGGCTAAAGACCTAGCGTTCCGGGCTGTTAAATTCAAAAAGGAACGGGGTCGTCTCCCCTCGATCAGCTCATCAGATGCCTGGGAGAAGCGGATGGCTGAGGGCGCTGCCGCTTTCGTCCGGTTCAAGGATGAGGGTCGCTATGACTGA
- a CDS encoding BrnT family toxin has protein sequence MDGFDWDPAKNAANKHKHGLSFEEAASIFNGPVLTGPDDSDGEYREKSFGLLGGVVVVCLIHTEQCGKIRIISARKATANERKHFDAYLKKALI, from the coding sequence ATGGATGGGTTTGACTGGGACCCAGCGAAGAACGCTGCGAATAAGCATAAACATGGTCTGTCTTTCGAGGAGGCTGCTTCTATTTTCAATGGGCCAGTGCTGACAGGTCCGGATGACAGCGATGGCGAGTACCGCGAAAAGAGCTTTGGCCTCTTGGGCGGCGTTGTCGTTGTCTGTCTGATTCACACCGAACAGTGTGGAAAAATCCGCATCATTAGCGCCCGCAAGGCGACAGCGAATGAAAGAAAGCACTTCGATGCCTATCTCAAAAAAGCGCTTATCTGA
- a CDS encoding class I SAM-dependent DNA methyltransferase, which produces MNAVEIEEAISALAEQAFDAQEFPFAFLEAFGNKPTTIKRLRSGASNKSDLGGVLQTNNIHLAVCPTGEVTKTLVALRASSATTKAKARFILATDGLDFEAEDLTIGETVACAYQDFPDHFGFFLPLAGIATVKQVRESSFDIRATSRLNRLYIELLKDNPEWGTTERRRDMNHFMARLIFCFFAEDTGIFNGTILFTATTERMSARDSSNTHEVIGELFRAMNTRIEDRASANIPRWAETFPYVNGGLFSGNMDAPRFSRIARSYLLHIGNLDWTKINPDIFGSMIQAVAEDEERGALGMHYTSVPNILRVLNPLFLDDLRARLEEARENPRTLLNLRKRLSKIRVFDPACGSGNFLVIAYKEMRAIEAEINRLRGETDRHTEIPLTSFRGIELRDFPAEIARLALIIAEYQCDVLYLGQKEALAEFLPLDAQSWITCGNALRLDWLSICPPTGTSVKHTSDDLFNTPLDQAQIDFESEEGETYICGNPPYLGGKGQSAEQKAELTSVFGTREKIGELDYVSAWLLKGAAYVAREAAKVAFVATNSVNQGAQVHQLWPRIFNLGIEISFAHKDFRWTNNAANNAAVACSIIGLERRGRKQKMLFEDGLAREVGCIGPYLVPGNEIVVSQSLAPLSKLMPIITGNSPYDGGNLILSANERSKLLSDHPDAANLIKRLYGSNEYLNNEQRYCLWIDDQSLSAASAIPEIRDRIEKVRQFRSGGGQVASGLVSRPHQFRYTHQASSHLIIAPRVSSERRLYIPFGVLSENCIVSDSAQVIYDASLWHLSILLSLVHMSWVRTLAGRLEMRLRYSSALCYNTFPVPTLTEKNKIDLTRCAEDILLAREAHFPATLADLYDPDNMPADLREAHERNDEILERIYIGRRFKNDTERLEKLFDLYIKLRAVKVRADAKVAPNP; this is translated from the coding sequence TTGAACGCCGTTGAGATTGAAGAAGCGATTTCCGCGTTGGCTGAGCAGGCCTTCGACGCTCAAGAATTCCCGTTTGCCTTCCTTGAAGCCTTCGGAAACAAGCCGACGACAATCAAGCGGCTACGCTCGGGCGCATCAAACAAGTCTGACCTGGGCGGCGTTCTTCAGACAAACAACATCCATCTCGCCGTCTGTCCAACCGGTGAGGTAACGAAGACCCTTGTCGCGCTAAGGGCAAGTTCGGCCACGACCAAAGCTAAGGCGAGGTTTATTCTTGCGACGGATGGGTTGGACTTTGAGGCCGAGGATTTGACGATCGGCGAGACGGTCGCCTGCGCTTATCAGGACTTCCCGGACCACTTTGGTTTCTTCCTACCGCTGGCAGGAATCGCGACCGTCAAGCAGGTCCGCGAGAGCTCTTTCGACATCAGGGCGACCAGCCGTCTGAACCGGCTCTACATCGAGCTTCTGAAGGACAATCCCGAGTGGGGAACAACCGAACGCCGCCGCGATATGAACCATTTCATGGCGCGATTGATCTTTTGCTTCTTCGCCGAGGACACAGGCATTTTCAACGGCACGATCCTTTTCACGGCCACCACCGAGCGGATGAGCGCGAGGGACTCGTCCAACACCCATGAGGTAATTGGCGAGCTGTTCCGCGCGATGAACACGAGGATTGAGGATAGGGCGAGTGCCAATATACCTCGATGGGCCGAAACGTTTCCCTACGTGAACGGTGGCTTGTTCTCGGGCAATATGGACGCGCCGCGTTTCAGCCGAATTGCGCGCTCCTATCTGCTCCATATCGGCAATCTCGACTGGACGAAGATCAACCCAGACATCTTCGGATCGATGATCCAAGCGGTCGCAGAAGACGAAGAGCGCGGTGCACTCGGCATGCACTACACCAGCGTGCCGAACATTCTGAGGGTACTCAATCCGCTCTTTCTCGACGACCTGCGCGCACGGCTTGAGGAAGCACGTGAAAATCCTCGCACACTGTTAAATCTGCGCAAACGGCTGTCGAAGATCAGGGTGTTCGATCCAGCCTGCGGATCAGGCAACTTCTTAGTCATCGCATACAAGGAGATGAGGGCGATCGAAGCCGAGATCAACCGGTTACGCGGCGAGACTGACAGGCACACCGAAATTCCGCTCACCAGCTTCCGAGGAATCGAGCTGCGCGACTTTCCAGCCGAGATTGCGCGCTTGGCGCTCATAATCGCCGAATATCAGTGCGACGTGCTCTATCTCGGCCAGAAGGAAGCCCTAGCCGAGTTCCTGCCACTCGATGCGCAAAGCTGGATCACCTGCGGCAACGCGCTGCGGCTAGATTGGCTAAGCATCTGTCCGCCGACAGGGACGAGCGTGAAGCACACTTCGGACGATCTGTTTAATACGCCGCTGGATCAGGCGCAGATCGATTTTGAGAGCGAAGAAGGCGAAACCTATATCTGCGGTAATCCCCCGTACTTAGGCGGGAAGGGCCAGTCAGCAGAACAAAAGGCTGAGCTAACGAGTGTCTTCGGGACGCGTGAGAAGATTGGCGAACTCGACTACGTCTCGGCCTGGCTGCTAAAGGGCGCCGCGTATGTAGCCCGTGAGGCAGCCAAAGTAGCTTTTGTGGCAACAAACTCAGTAAATCAGGGAGCGCAAGTCCATCAACTCTGGCCTCGAATTTTCAACCTTGGGATCGAGATTTCTTTCGCGCATAAGGATTTTCGATGGACCAACAACGCCGCGAACAATGCAGCGGTCGCTTGCTCAATCATTGGGCTTGAAAGGCGTGGGCGAAAGCAGAAGATGCTGTTTGAAGATGGACTTGCGAGGGAGGTGGGTTGCATTGGCCCATACTTGGTGCCTGGAAATGAAATAGTCGTTTCTCAGTCCTTGGCTCCACTTTCCAAGTTAATGCCGATTATTACCGGCAACAGCCCTTACGATGGCGGCAATCTAATTCTCTCGGCCAACGAACGGTCCAAGCTGCTAAGCGACCATCCGGATGCCGCTAACTTGATCAAGCGGCTGTATGGATCAAACGAATACCTCAACAACGAGCAGCGGTATTGCCTGTGGATTGACGATCAAAGTCTTTCGGCGGCAAGCGCAATCCCCGAAATTCGAGACAGGATCGAAAAAGTACGCCAATTTCGGTCGGGCGGTGGGCAGGTCGCGAGCGGTCTTGTCTCACGCCCGCATCAGTTTCGCTACACACACCAAGCGAGCTCTCATCTGATCATCGCTCCGCGAGTCTCTTCAGAACGGAGACTATACATTCCTTTCGGCGTTCTTTCCGAAAACTGCATCGTCAGTGATTCAGCTCAAGTGATTTATGATGCTTCATTATGGCACTTGTCCATCTTGCTAAGCCTAGTTCACATGTCGTGGGTTCGCACCTTAGCAGGTAGGTTGGAAATGCGTCTGCGCTATTCCTCAGCTCTTTGCTATAACACCTTCCCAGTTCCAACTCTGACTGAAAAGAATAAGATCGACCTGACTCGCTGCGCCGAGGATATTTTGTTGGCGCGCGAGGCGCATTTTCCCGCGACGCTCGCCGATCTTTACGATCCCGACAATATGCCTGCCGACCTGCGCGAGGCCCACGAGCGCAACGACGAGATACTCGAGCGCATATATATCGGCCGTCGCTTCAAGAACGATACGGAGCGGCTCGAAAAGCTGTTCGACCTCTACATCAAATTACGGGCGGTAAAGGTAAGAGCGGACGCTAAAGTGGCACCAAATCCTTAA
- a CDS encoding helix-turn-helix domain-containing protein: MTQEELAFEAEIDLTYVGGIERGRRNPSLMVLVRIAKALGVPPPKLLEG, from the coding sequence ATGACGCAGGAAGAATTGGCATTTGAGGCAGAGATCGATCTTACCTATGTCGGCGGGATAGAGCGTGGTCGTCGCAACCCAAGCCTGATGGTTCTCGTTAGAATAGCCAAGGCGCTAGGCGTACCTCCGCCGAAGTTGCTGGAAGGATGA
- a CDS encoding M48 family metalloprotease: MSFLNWPAEEVLPSRRAQQQRRRVVLDLLKKFGIAFPEITYELFWESPTINAQAWRLGSDRYVRVYGGLVRYRAISKCGLALMLAHETGHHLGGLPRDPHMTWMTWQGQADYWAAQTAMPLVFGSRAKEITLRAARELFILQRDLSRMMGGDEPDLSAACRDRIFRAGVYNREMPCCAKQEFRKCFGCDFPTA, translated from the coding sequence ATGAGCTTCTTAAACTGGCCTGCGGAGGAGGTGCTTCCCAGCCGACGCGCTCAGCAACAGCGGCGCCGCGTGGTGTTAGACTTGCTCAAAAAGTTTGGTATCGCATTTCCTGAGATCACCTACGAACTCTTTTGGGAGTCTCCAACGATCAATGCCCAAGCTTGGCGGCTAGGATCGGATCGGTATGTTCGAGTATACGGCGGTTTGGTGAGATATCGCGCGATCAGCAAATGCGGATTGGCCCTAATGCTAGCGCATGAGACGGGACATCATTTAGGTGGTCTGCCGCGTGACCCTCACATGACTTGGATGACTTGGCAGGGCCAGGCTGATTATTGGGCTGCGCAAACGGCGATGCCGCTCGTCTTCGGTTCGAGAGCCAAGGAGATAACTCTGCGGGCAGCGAGAGAGCTTTTCATTCTGCAGCGAGACCTTAGCCGCATGATGGGTGGGGACGAACCTGACCTATCCGCCGCTTGTCGCGATCGCATTTTCCGCGCTGGAGTTTACAACCGTGAAATGCCATGCTGCGCAAAGCAGGAATTTCGAAAATGCTTTGGTTGCGACTTTCCAACCGCTTGA
- a CDS encoding adenylate/guanylate cyclase domain-containing protein, whose amino-acid sequence MQCLHCGCPNKATNEYCEGCGSALGIECAACGHVNGPAARFCGQCSTALRHTPVAASNQAWQKVLRSLHAKGGERKRLTILFADICNSTSLIDKLGDPELGMRRLQPILDLMNEAVVRYDGVVNKSQGDGVMALFGAPQPHEDHAIRGCLAALAMQDGMIRIGDPDLRVRVGVHTGEVVVQAIEHGIYQTYDAAGANVHLANRMEQLADPGSILISNESYAAAKQFIEIEPLGTQTIRGIAAPLDVFKLRGLQNAPSSGVFRSGRRLSPLTGRDAQFSALLLELESTINRDGRVVGVVGEAGIGKSRLCFEFAEHCRGRDIRVFEARVLAHGKATPFQPVLELLRDYFGLRTKEAIGISRSRVLDRLATLPVEEHFALVLLEFLGLADPHHLAPKLDPKARKAQLLDFVRTLPRSGPQETSTVVIIEDLHWIDSASVEFVEALADAVVGTGTLLVVNFRPGFVAPLMQRSHYRQITMPPLAPVQATSLLQDHLGNDASLALLTRNIVERAQGNPFFIEELINALVERGDFEGEKGAYRLKGGIDAIPLPTTVQAVVAARIDRLEEDAKQVLEVASVIGREISISILERVCGFDPSELSQAVQHLRRSELLYDVPPFEQRLLAFRHPLIQEVAYRSLLHARGRELHSMVAQAIESLFKDRAEERASLLAYHFEQAGENLKAAQQNMRAAVWIGANDPSQALRSWMKVRELLSDQPPSKPIDYLRMMACGQIVNFGWREGISAEDALIYFEEAKQLALALGDMRANALIHAAYGRILANGGSADEYVEKIREAKAIADEGDDPSVQITLKAVLCHALWLSGLLREALQMNIGAMDRAHEIAQFDRQMLGFDIEIWLIALRGRTLVMLDRQEEARPFLDRILELESSQVDPVHHVMPSMAYVDTAWAQENLGLAREHADRAFAIAIKSGNPYLRVYAQASRGLSHIVSGRLTSAIEDLSEALRFARCRKAGLENEPRILADLANAYRLNGDIQNSFSVVNEAIKVAIDRNARVPECLARIVHAKLLLSGTSDQKIAGGQELERAQALMQETGAMIFKAMIAPSMDELPGAQASIKAN is encoded by the coding sequence ATGCAGTGTTTACATTGCGGTTGCCCGAACAAGGCAACCAATGAATATTGCGAGGGATGCGGGTCTGCTCTCGGTATCGAGTGTGCGGCTTGTGGACACGTCAACGGACCGGCAGCCCGGTTTTGTGGGCAATGCAGTACGGCACTGAGGCACACCCCCGTCGCGGCGAGCAATCAGGCTTGGCAAAAGGTTCTCCGGTCACTTCATGCCAAGGGTGGGGAGCGCAAGCGCCTTACCATTCTATTTGCCGACATCTGCAATTCGACGAGTCTTATCGACAAGTTGGGAGACCCCGAACTTGGGATGAGACGCTTGCAGCCCATTCTGGATTTGATGAACGAAGCAGTCGTTCGCTACGATGGGGTCGTCAACAAATCCCAGGGCGATGGAGTGATGGCGCTATTTGGCGCTCCACAACCTCATGAGGATCACGCTATCCGCGGCTGTCTTGCGGCGCTTGCGATGCAGGATGGAATGATCCGCATTGGCGATCCCGATCTGCGAGTCCGGGTTGGCGTTCATACCGGAGAGGTGGTTGTTCAAGCGATTGAGCACGGGATTTATCAGACCTATGATGCCGCCGGCGCAAATGTGCACCTCGCGAACCGCATGGAGCAGCTGGCGGACCCCGGCAGCATCCTAATCTCCAACGAGAGCTATGCCGCCGCCAAGCAATTTATCGAAATCGAGCCTTTGGGCACGCAAACCATTCGAGGGATAGCGGCCCCGCTGGACGTCTTCAAGCTCAGGGGACTTCAAAACGCTCCCTCCAGCGGGGTCTTTCGAAGCGGCAGACGGCTCAGTCCGTTGACCGGTCGCGATGCCCAGTTCTCCGCTCTCTTGCTCGAACTCGAAAGCACGATCAACCGTGACGGTCGTGTCGTAGGCGTTGTCGGCGAGGCCGGAATCGGGAAAAGTCGGCTCTGCTTCGAGTTTGCCGAACATTGTCGCGGGAGGGATATCCGTGTCTTCGAAGCCCGTGTCCTGGCGCACGGCAAGGCCACGCCATTTCAGCCGGTGCTCGAACTGTTACGCGACTATTTCGGTCTTCGAACCAAGGAAGCGATTGGTATCTCCCGCAGCCGGGTCCTCGACAGGTTAGCAACGCTGCCGGTCGAAGAGCATTTTGCGCTCGTATTATTGGAATTCCTCGGACTTGCGGATCCGCATCACCTGGCCCCCAAGCTCGATCCAAAGGCCAGAAAAGCACAACTGCTCGATTTTGTGAGGACGTTGCCTCGTTCGGGCCCGCAGGAGACGAGCACGGTTGTAATCATAGAAGATCTGCACTGGATCGATTCCGCGAGCGTGGAGTTCGTCGAGGCACTCGCCGATGCGGTTGTCGGCACCGGGACCCTCCTGGTCGTCAACTTCAGGCCGGGCTTTGTCGCCCCGTTGATGCAGCGATCGCACTATCGACAGATCACCATGCCTCCCCTGGCGCCGGTACAAGCGACCTCGCTGTTGCAGGATCATCTTGGCAACGATGCCTCGCTGGCGTTGTTGACCAGAAACATTGTCGAGCGCGCCCAGGGCAATCCCTTCTTTATCGAGGAGTTGATCAACGCGCTGGTCGAACGCGGCGACTTCGAAGGGGAGAAAGGGGCATATCGGCTCAAGGGCGGGATTGATGCAATTCCGCTACCCACCACCGTGCAAGCGGTCGTAGCAGCCAGAATCGATCGCCTCGAAGAGGATGCGAAACAAGTACTCGAGGTTGCCTCGGTGATAGGCCGAGAGATTTCCATATCGATCCTGGAGCGCGTTTGTGGCTTCGACCCATCAGAACTTTCGCAGGCGGTGCAACATTTGCGGCGCTCCGAGCTGCTTTATGATGTCCCACCCTTCGAGCAGAGGCTCCTCGCTTTTCGTCACCCGCTAATTCAGGAGGTGGCCTATCGGTCATTGCTGCATGCCCGTGGACGGGAGCTTCATTCAATGGTCGCTCAGGCGATCGAAAGTCTCTTCAAGGATCGCGCCGAAGAACGGGCTTCTCTCCTGGCCTATCATTTCGAGCAGGCTGGCGAAAATCTAAAAGCGGCTCAACAGAATATGCGCGCCGCCGTCTGGATTGGCGCGAACGATCCCAGCCAGGCCTTGAGAAGCTGGATGAAGGTCCGTGAACTGCTGTCGGACCAACCTCCGTCGAAACCAATCGACTATTTGCGAATGATGGCTTGTGGGCAGATTGTCAATTTTGGATGGCGAGAAGGGATTTCGGCGGAGGACGCCCTGATCTACTTCGAGGAAGCCAAACAACTGGCGCTGGCTTTGGGGGACATGAGAGCCAATGCACTGATCCACGCGGCGTACGGTCGAATTCTGGCGAATGGCGGTTCGGCGGATGAGTATGTGGAAAAGATCCGCGAAGCCAAAGCGATCGCCGATGAAGGTGACGATCCCAGCGTTCAAATAACGCTCAAGGCGGTACTGTGTCACGCGCTGTGGCTGTCGGGTCTTTTGAGAGAAGCGCTCCAGATGAACATCGGGGCAATGGACCGTGCTCACGAGATCGCGCAATTCGACCGTCAAATGCTGGGTTTTGATATCGAGATCTGGCTGATTGCCTTGCGTGGTCGAACGCTGGTGATGCTCGATCGGCAGGAAGAAGCCCGCCCGTTTCTCGACCGGATCCTCGAGCTGGAAAGCAGTCAGGTCGATCCCGTTCATCATGTCATGCCAAGCATGGCGTATGTGGACACAGCCTGGGCACAGGAAAACCTCGGGCTGGCTCGCGAACATGCTGACCGGGCATTCGCCATCGCGATCAAGAGCGGGAACCCCTATCTGCGAGTTTATGCCCAAGCCAGCCGGGGTCTTTCCCACATCGTTTCGGGAAGGCTTACTTCGGCTATCGAGGATTTATCCGAAGCTCTGCGCTTCGCCCGATGTCGAAAGGCCGGCCTGGAAAACGAACCGCGCATCCTGGCCGATCTGGCAAATGCCTACAGACTGAACGGCGACATCCAGAACAGCTTCTCTGTCGTCAACGAGGCAATAAAGGTTGCCATCGATCGCAACGCCCGCGTGCCGGAATGCCTGGCTCGAATTGTACACGCAAAACTTCTGTTATCGGGAACCAGCGATCAAAAGATTGCCGGAGGCCAGGAACTGGAGCGCGCGCAGGCGCTGATGCAGGAAACGGGCGCCATGATATTCAAGGCGATGATCGCGCCTTCGATGGATGAGCTCCCCGGCGCTCAGGCCTCCATCAAGGCAAACTGA
- a CDS encoding H-NS family nucleoid-associated regulatory protein — MKPADLKLMSVDELWALHLEINSALERKIAAEKAELEKRLRKLRSNGASSRTFERKRRPYPQVFPKYRNPAKPAETWAGRGKQPRWLTAQLKSGKKKLEDFLIHASSSRVRRSGARS, encoded by the coding sequence ATGAAACCAGCCGATCTCAAGTTGATGTCCGTCGACGAGCTTTGGGCTCTGCACCTGGAAATAAATTCCGCTCTTGAGCGCAAGATAGCCGCGGAGAAGGCCGAGCTCGAAAAGCGGCTGCGGAAGCTCCGGTCCAATGGTGCATCAAGCAGGACGTTCGAACGGAAACGACGCCCTTATCCTCAGGTGTTTCCAAAATATCGAAATCCCGCCAAACCGGCGGAGACCTGGGCGGGCCGCGGGAAGCAGCCACGCTGGCTGACCGCGCAGCTCAAGTCCGGTAAAAAAAAGCTCGAGGATTTCCTGATCCACGCGTCGTCCAGTCGCGTGCGGCGCTCGGGTGCGCGGTCTTAG
- the hydA gene encoding dihydropyrimidinase translates to MTTLLIRGGTVVNHDYSKPADILVDGGKIAAVGAGLDAPAGTQVIDAGGCYVMPGGIDPHTHLEMPFMGTVTADDFESGTKAALTGGTTMVVDFCIPDPGQSMLAAYQDWRRKSEKAASDYGFHMAVTSWSKQVFDEMEIVVKTYGINSFKHFMAYKGALMVNDDELYNSFARCAHLGALPLVHAENGDVVARMQEALLDRGVSGPEGHAYSRPPEVEGEATNRAIMIADMTGAPLYVVHTSCREAHEAIARARAAGKRVYGEPLIQHLLLDSSEYESRDWNHAARRVMSPPFRAKAHQDSLWAGLQSGSLQVVATDHCAFTTTQKRLGLGDFRKIPNGTSGLEDRMPLLWTAGVNTGRLTKEEFVAVTSANIARILNIYPRKGRLAAGSDADIVVWDPAASKTITAKSQFSRIDYNVFEGFACLGAPVVTFSRGKIAWANGELRAEKGDGHYIERPAFSPSHIANSTWKAQTAPQGVRRADVTP, encoded by the coding sequence ATGACGACCCTCCTGATCCGCGGCGGCACGGTCGTGAACCATGATTATTCGAAACCCGCCGATATTCTTGTTGACGGCGGCAAGATCGCCGCGGTCGGCGCCGGCCTCGACGCGCCCGCCGGCACGCAAGTGATCGACGCCGGCGGCTGTTATGTGATGCCGGGCGGCATCGATCCGCACACCCATCTCGAAATGCCGTTCATGGGGACGGTCACTGCGGACGATTTCGAATCGGGCACCAAGGCGGCGCTGACCGGCGGCACCACCATGGTGGTCGATTTCTGCATTCCCGATCCCGGGCAGTCGATGCTGGCGGCGTACCAGGACTGGCGGCGCAAATCCGAGAAGGCGGCGTCCGACTATGGCTTCCACATGGCGGTGACGTCGTGGTCGAAGCAGGTGTTCGACGAGATGGAGATCGTGGTCAAGACCTACGGCATCAACAGCTTCAAGCATTTCATGGCCTACAAGGGCGCGCTGATGGTGAACGACGACGAGCTCTACAACTCGTTCGCGCGCTGCGCGCATCTCGGCGCGCTGCCGCTGGTGCACGCCGAGAACGGCGACGTGGTAGCGCGCATGCAGGAAGCCCTGCTCGATCGCGGCGTCAGCGGCCCCGAGGGCCACGCTTATTCGCGCCCGCCGGAAGTCGAGGGCGAGGCCACCAACCGCGCCATCATGATCGCCGACATGACCGGCGCGCCGCTCTATGTCGTGCATACCAGCTGCCGCGAGGCCCATGAGGCGATCGCCCGCGCCCGGGCCGCCGGCAAGCGCGTCTATGGCGAGCCGCTGATCCAGCATCTGTTGCTCGACTCGAGTGAATATGAAAGCCGCGACTGGAACCACGCCGCGCGCCGCGTGATGTCGCCGCCGTTCCGCGCCAAGGCGCATCAGGACAGTCTGTGGGCCGGGCTGCAATCCGGCTCGCTGCAGGTGGTGGCGACCGACCACTGCGCGTTCACGACCACGCAGAAGCGGCTCGGCCTCGGCGATTTCCGCAAGATCCCCAACGGCACCAGCGGATTGGAAGACCGCATGCCGCTGTTGTGGACCGCGGGCGTCAACACCGGCCGGCTGACAAAGGAGGAATTCGTCGCGGTGACGTCCGCCAATATCGCGCGCATCCTCAATATCTATCCGCGAAAAGGCCGGCTCGCCGCGGGCTCCGACGCCGACATCGTGGTGTGGGATCCGGCCGCCAGCAAGACCATCACGGCCAAGAGCCAGTTCAGCCGCATCGACTACAATGTGTTCGAGGGTTTTGCGTGCCTCGGCGCGCCGGTCGTCACGTTCTCGCGCGGCAAGATCGCCTGGGCCAACGGCGAGCTGCGCGCCGAAAAGGGTGACGGGCACTATATCGAGCGGCCCGCCTTCTCCCCCAGCCACATCGCCAATTCGACCTGGAAAGCGCAGACCGCGCCGCAAGGGGTGCGGCGGGCCGATGTAACGCCGTGA